The region TTTACACACCTTAAGGGCCCTTAACTGGTCCCTCGTTTTCGGGTAGTAGTTCTTGAAGCGGCACTGCCTATACCGGGGCGGTATGCCGGCCGACTCAAGGTAGGCCTTTACGCTTTTAGAGAAGGTGCACTGACACCTTTTAACGAACTGCTTCCCCTCTTTTGTAACCAGAATCCAGCCGCTGCCGCCACAGATTTGACACTCCAACGGATACCCCGTAGATTACTCTTAGCGTAGCTTCCTTAATTATAGTCCCGGGAGTTGTTTATGAACCGTTTAGCCGAAAAAGTCCTGAGTGGGGAGCGTATAACGGCGGAGGAGGCCCTTGAGCTTCTCAACGCCGACCTTCTCACCCTCGGTCAGCTTGCAAACTTCGTAAGGAACAGGAAGCACCCCGAGAGGGAGGTAACCTTCGTAATAGACAGGAACATTAACTACACCAACGTTTGCGTCTGCAGGTGTCGGTTCTGCGCCTTTTACAGGGATAAAGGGGCTCCCGACGCCTACGTTATAGAGCGGGAGGAGCTCCGCCGCAAGATAGTGGAGACCATCCAGCTGGGGGGAACGGCCATCCTCCTGCAGGGAGGTCTTCACCCCGACCTCGGTATAGAGTTCTACGAGGAGCTCCTTAGGTTTATAAAGGGGGAGTTCCCCCAGATTCACGTTCACGGCTTTTCGGCTCCGGAAATCGTCCACATAGCTCGGGTCTCAAACCTAACCGTTGAAGAGGTTATAAGGCGGCTTAAAAGGGCCGGCTTGGGCTCTATTCCCGGAGGCGGTGCCGAGATACTAACCGACAGGGTCAGGCAGCAGATTGCCCCGAACAAAATAAAAACTAAGGAGTGGCTTGAGGTTCACAGAACCGCCCACAAACTCGGCCTCCGGACAACGGCAACCATGATGTTCGGGAGCCTCGATACCGACGAGGATATCGTTGAGCACCTCTCCGTTAT is a window of Thermovibrio ammonificans HB-1 DNA encoding:
- the mqnC gene encoding cyclic dehypoxanthinyl futalosine synthase; protein product: MNRLAEKVLSGERITAEEALELLNADLLTLGQLANFVRNRKHPEREVTFVIDRNINYTNVCVCRCRFCAFYRDKGAPDAYVIEREELRRKIVETIQLGGTAILLQGGLHPDLGIEFYEELLRFIKGEFPQIHVHGFSAPEIVHIARVSNLTVEEVIRRLKRAGLGSIPGGGAEILTDRVRQQIAPNKIKTKEWLEVHRTAHKLGLRTTATMMFGSLDTDEDIVEHLSVIRELQDETGGFTAFIPWSYQPDNTELGRQVKEKASGERYLKVLALSRIFLDNFDNVQASWVTQGGKMAQVALKFGANDFGSLMIEENVVAAAGVKFRLPLSEIIRLIKDAGYRPVQRDTLYRKLRYFD